Genomic segment of Synchiropus splendidus isolate RoL2022-P1 chromosome 4, RoL_Sspl_1.0, whole genome shotgun sequence:
AAGGTGGCGCAGCTGGCCTTACTCCTGCATTCATACATTGGAGCAATGTGGCTCCACTGGTTGGTCTCCGGCTTGTAGCGCTCTGCGCTGCGAAGTTGAATGCGCTCATTGCTGCCCCCCAAGGCGTAGATGTAGCCACTGAGTGTGGTGACGCTGGTGTCATAGCGAGAACAGTGCATACATGCCACCTCGTGCCAGGTGCTAGTTTTAAGGTCAAATCTGTACACGCAGTTGAAATACTCTCCTTGATTGCACCCACCAATGCAGTAGATGAACCCGTTGAGGAAAACAACTCCATGATGAACACTTGGGTGCTCCAGGGTGCTGGTCAAAGTGACCCACCGGTCCGCACGGAGGTCGTAGGCCTCGATACTGTGCAGTCGGTCCGTGTTATTATAGCCTCCGAGAGCCAGCAGGACAGAGCGAGGGAGTCGAGGACGGGCAACCAGGTGGCGTTGAGCTTTCACATTCCATCCCTTGGTCCTTAACTGGTGAATGATCCGAGTGGCCTTGTCCACTATGTTCAAGGAGTCCGTGTCACTTTTCACCCATTTGTTGGTAATGACTTTAATCCTGATGTAATCTGGATTTAACAGTGCCAGGCGGACCTTAGTCGAGGACAGACAGGAACAGAAATATGTTATTATGGAGATGCAGATCTGAGAAGAAAGCatgtatttctcaaacaaacaaTGCGTCCCTCATTTAACACACAACAGTATAGAAGACTTTTTCTTTGACAACATTTTTGCTTTATAACACTGCAGAAAATTACCTTTAGTCAAGTGTCAAACCCCAGGTTTGGGGCCCAAATCTGGTCCCAAATTTTTGGAATTCGAAAAATATGATGGAAATAtaacttttgttgttttgttcatgGAGGGCACATAAATACAGGGCAAGGACGGCACTTTGCCCACCGCTATATGAACAGTATACTGTCAGTATCACTTTGTAAAATGAGtatgaaaaaatattgaacatttttatgatatTCAATTTTTTTCCGTGATGTGCCTGTACACTGTTTGGCCAGTGTTTTGATTTTGGGCCTAGCGAGACTGAGTTTGACGCCCATGCACTATGTATAATGTAGATATAAAATACTGAGATTCAAAATCATACATTGCTGTCTGAACCAGCGTCCTCCAAAACAGTGGTTAAGAtttaaatacacacagaatctgTCAGTCGTATTTGAATATTCACTTACActcatttgtttcagtgttaCTTTACTCACTTTGGACAAGAGCAGAGCCATGTGTCTTCTCCTGTGTTCGGGCTTGTGGGCGATCCAGCTAACAACGGCCTCAAACACGCTGCTCTCATCCCTGACGTCCAGGTCGTCTCTCTCTAGAATGTCCGCCAGCTGCTGCACAGACAGCTGTGTGAACTCACTGAAGGTGATGACCTTTTCAAAATGGTTCGCAACATAGGTGTGTGCCgccttgttttgaagttttaaagAATCCATGGTGTTGATTGATCTCCAGATGCTAACACAGTTTTGGGGGCAAAGTTGCTGCTCCAGAAATTTCCAGCAAGTTTCCAAGACGCTCTGGGCGTTGAAGTAATCGGCCACCTGCAGCAGGTCGTGCACGTTGTTCTCCGTCACCGAAACAGAGCTCGTGTAGGCAAACTcaatcagcagcagcatggtgCTGGGAGACAGATTGGGAATGACAAAGTCCTTCTGGCCTGGAAGCGACCAGCGCTCAAATAAAGATCTAGGAGGAACAGACAGTTGAGACATAAAGAAAACATGTTAGAAGCCTGTCACAAAAGACTACACCTGCAAAAAGGCCATTCAAGTTTTTGCTCGAGTTGCATAACCCACAGAGTCAAAGATGTCAAATGGAgagtcatttaaaaagtgatttgACAACACCGACGGCTCAGCTATTTCAAGTATTAAGCTTCAAATGATTACTTTGTTCCAGAGTTCAAAAGCATGATATGCAACACTATGTATAATCTATAGCAAAACATCAACATGCCACATATGTAAgagtaaatacagtggtacctcggttctcgaccacaatccgttccagacggctgttcgagaagcgatttgttcgaaatctgaatcgatttttcccattacacttaatggaaaaagaaataatgcgttccaagccttaaaataggcttttgtaggagtgaatgtagagtgtctgctgcaggtggctgttcctctatgtgtgtggccgctgcatgtgggaggggttgccgagtgagtgacgtctctccagaagtgaagaggtgcccggtgcgtgtccagctctgaatgtgcgcttctgtgcagtttggctgtgacaaagtcataaaccaagtcacgctctgtcccagactcgcctcatccctgtcccagctccagcccacaacaggacatcaaaccctggagtgcgtgctcctcggaggtgtcgagagcgagcacctcccctgtgacactctaccacggtccagtgcggcgacaggaaaggttttacacctcaatatgaagaaaaaacagtcagtaaatgtagctaacgggacacgtctgcatacagaggctgcgctatacacaataacaaagcgcctcctgggtcagctgatcggtccgcgcacgttatttttttccggcttatttcgggagagttctggatttttgtttgaaatccgaagcaaaaaaaatctcaaaatgttAGTTTGAACTCCGacttgttcgaattccgggatgttcgaaaaccgaggtaccactgtacaaggATCAGCATGACTTACCGGAAGTAGAGGCTGCAGTTAGAAAGAACAATCTTGTGAACAGGAAACTCCACATTTTCCACTCGAATAACGGCGTCACAATATTGTCCTGCCAATCGCAGCTCGTTGAGAACTGATGTTGGCTTATGCACATTGGATTCGGCCATCTTTAACTGTTATGTTtctttgtgggttttttttttttttagggccAACAACAGTGTGGAGCATTCCAGACACCGTCTGGCAATATTTGGTCCAGCTCACCTCTGTTTTTTATATCACTATTTTCAGCTTTTGCGTTAATAATACCGCAGCCTAGTCAGATTTCACTGTTAATACTTTGATGTTGCAGTGCAATGTCTTTGAAGTTACATTGGGATCGTGGATGTACTCACTCTTTTATGTTTAAATTTGTTGTACCTCAGAACACAGAATAAATGGTTCTCTGTGGTTTTGTCATTTTGATCGACGACACATAGTCACCAGCTGCAGAATTCTGAACGTGTACCAAACTGCAAACCTTGAATAATGCTGTAAAGGAGCCCTCATTGGTCTGCAGCAACAAAGATGAGCAGGTTGTCTAAACTCCCTCACCCTCCACAGGTATAACACTCTAGCACCCTCAGCGGACACAATGTGTGCAGGGAGTCTGGGTTGACAGACGTGGCACACAGTTGCTGACTCTTCGCCGAAGACACTGCTAGTAGGAGAACCACTTTGAACGATAGGGAATCCAGTGAAACCTGTTCCAGGGGTTCAAAATGGGTGCCCTGTCATTGAATCCAGAACCGTCTGAAGCTTCCATTGGAGACACACAGGGCCGGAGGACAGGCAGAGTCTGCGAGCTCCTCTCTGGAACCGTGCGCTCAGTGAGTTGTTGAAGACGGGAGTTCGGCCACAAGGTATCTTCTCACCACAATAAAGGGCTGGAACACCTCGAGAATGGAGACTGCTCAGCCTGTGTCCAGCAGGAACTGTAGAAAAGACTGAAGTTCAGACATGGAGTAGGCCGACTTATTGACATAATTCTCGCCTTAAGCAGCATATGCCCTCAGCGTGGAGGGCCTCCAGCACTGTGTGGTATGGTGTATCTTGTCATTGAGGCTACCTTTGTCCAGTTCCGACTGTGAACTTTCCACACTGTGACAGGACGGCCCAGGACAGTAGATGAGCTCTGGGCTCCAACAGCATGGACCTGGATCCTTTGGTGGGTCCCAGTGGTTGCCCCTTGACAGTTGCACTAGTTCTGGGAACCAGTCGTGCTGGGGCACACTGGGGATAAGATGATTGCGCTCTGACCTTGAGCTTCCAGTCTCCGAACTAGAGTAAGCATCAAGCATATGCCAGTCTATGTGGCCCAGACAGCACtaatgctctgcagcccacagCTGCTGCCCCAGTCAGAGAAGACCTGCACCTAGGTGGTGATGCTCTCCAGTGGAACTGGTCCCTGGACCTTCTCCAGTGAAGTCGAGTGAAGTTGCAGGCTGCTGAATTCAACCCTGAAGTGCTGAAAGAGCTGCTGATCCATGATCATCCCAGAGCAGCAtttttcaagagagactgtccGGTGTGATGACACAACTAAATTGTATGGCAGATATAAATAAGAATATCCAAGGAACTTTGCTCAGATGTAATAGGTGGACAGCTCTTAGAAGCGCCGCCGTAGTGCACCGACATCTGTGCTGTGTATTCCAGGACAATGTCAGTCAGAATGGGGGTTAGCTGTTTAGTTCAATCAACCCTGAGTCCAAGTTGACCCATGGTCAGGACACAGATTACACGATTCATCATGGTAACATGTGAAACAAAGCATCACTGCTCCCTCTCCTCAGTGGGGATGGAATCATGAATGACTATGCAGAAAGTGAAGGCATCAAAGAAAGATGTCGAGTCGATTTTAGTGTTAATAAGAGTAAAAGAAAAGTTTCATCTTTAGTGGTTGAACGGATAAAATTACTCAACTAAGTCAGAGCTGGAATATGTAACAAAGACACAGCAGCCGCTAAGGTATATTAGCAACCATATAATGCAGCATTGTCGGTTTGTCCCCAGGGTTAAATTGGATGAATCAACATGTCCTCAGTGCTAAATGAACTTCGTTTGGAAGGAGACTTTTGCGATGCAGTTATTCAAGTTGACACTGCTGAATTTCCAATTCACAAGAATATCATGTGTAACTGCAGCTCCTACTTTCGGTGAGATCTGGTGTTGAAAAAATGTTACGAGTAGTTTTGCCACAACAAAATGTCATTCACTTTTGGTAGGCAAGTCGATTTAGAAGGTTTGCAACTGGCAGCCACATGTGTTAAACTGATGTTTAGCAAAGTATTATTGTGTATCTTACAATTTATTGCCTGAAGCTTATTCATATTTACGTTCTTTTCTTGTGCCTCACAGAGTCCTTTTTAATCGCTGGTCAAGCCGAGAACGGAGAATGTTCAACATCTCAGGCCTCTCCTCTGAAACCATGCAGCTCATCATTGAGTTTGCATACACAGGGACGGTTTGCGTGACCGAGGACAACGTGAGGGACCTGTTACGAGCAGCCGATTACTTCAACGTCATCAATATTGCCAACATCTGCTGCACTTTCTTGGGGGAGCGCCTTAGTCTGCTGAACTGCATCAGTGTGTGGCAACTCTCTAACACCATATACTCTTTTGAACTCCAGCAAAAGGCATACTGGTACATCCTGGATCACTTTGAGGAGGTTGTGTTGACCGAGGGGTTTTCACAGCTAACTGTGGAGGAGCTATCCAACATTCTAGAGAGAGACGACCTCAATGTCAAAGAGGAGAGCACAGTGTTCGAGGCCGTCATTCACTGGATCTCTCGAGAGCCAGAAACAAGAAGTCGACACATCGCTCTTCTCTTATCGAAAGTAAGTCATAGAAAACTTCCAGGACAGAGGTGTCCGAGGCTTCAACTGTAGCAATGTGTTACTGGAAATGCAGTGTTGAGTGCTCAGTGGGACTTTAGAATTATGTCGTAGGCCATTTATAGTTCTATCTTGAGTTACACATGACTTATGAAGGTAATGTAAATATTCTTTCTCTCTGGTCCGAAGGTCCGACTCGCCCTGCTGAGTATAGACTACATGAAGATGAAGGTCTGCCAGAATAATTTGGTGAAGAACAGCTCAGACTCCCTGAGCATTGTGGACCACGCCACCAACATCATTCTTTACATCATCACCAACAGACTCAACGTGCCGGGGTTCTACAACCTTGTTGCTCGACCTAGGCTGCCAAACTGTGTGCTGTTGGCAACTGGTGGCTG
This window contains:
- the LOC128757491 gene encoding kelch-like protein 10, coding for MAESNVHKPTSVLNELRLAGQYCDAVIRVENVEFPVHKIVLSNCSLYFRSLFERWSLPGQKDFVIPNLSPSTMLLLIEFAYTSSVSVTENNVHDLLQVADYFNAQSVLETCWKFLEQQLCPQNCVSIWRSINTMDSLKLQNKAAHTYVANHFEKVITFSEFTQLSVQQLADILERDDLDVRDESSVFEAVVSWIAHKPEHRRRHMALLLSKVRLALLNPDYIRIKVITNKWVKSDTDSLNIVDKATRIIHQLRTKGWNVKAQRHLVARPRLPRSVLLALGGYNNTDRLHSIEAYDLRADRWVTLTSTLEHPSVHHGVVFLNGFIYCIGGCNQGEYFNCVYRFDLKTSTWHEVACMHCSRYDTSVTTLSGYIYALGGSNERIQLRSAERYKPETNQWSHIAPMYECRSKASCATLHGKIYICGGFNGENSLRTAECYNPECDQWTRISSMISRRCGVGMMVYANQVYAVGGTNGFRCLRSAEVYNPETNSWKAVPSMLMPRSHFAIEVVEERLFSVGGMNNSKAVSQVEYYDVKANKWTMACSMENERMYLRSCVVAGWENMAEFLSLRDTLPPLYISSQKE